Proteins encoded together in one Poecile atricapillus isolate bPoeAtr1 chromosome 15, bPoeAtr1.hap1, whole genome shotgun sequence window:
- the SLC12A5 gene encoding solute carrier family 12 member 5 isoform X1 has translation MSGRFTVTGGGGDGNPKESSPFINSTDLEKGKEYDGKNMALFEEEMDTSPMVSSLLSGLANYTNLPQGSREHEEAENNDGGKKKPVQAPRMGTFMGVYLPCLQNIFGVILFLRLTWVVGIAGIMESFCMVFLCCSCTMLTAISMSAIATNGVVPAGGSYYMISRSLGPEFGGAVGLCFYLGTTFAGAMYILGTIEILLAYIFPAMAIFKAEDASGEAAAMLNNMRVYGTCVLTCMATVVFVGVKYVNKFALVFLGCVILSILAIYAGVIKSAFDPPSFPICLLGNRTLSRHGFDLCTKMVVEGNETVGSKLWELFCTSRFLNATCDEYFTMNNVTEIEGIPGAASGLIQENLWSSYLTKGVIVEKRGLPSVSSPDTPVDMDQPYVFSDMTSYFTLLVGIYFPSVTGIMAGSNRSGDLRDAQKSIPTGTILAIATTSAVYISSVVLFGACIEGVVLRDKFGEAVNGNLVVGTLAWPSPWVIVIGSFFSTCGAGLQSLTGAPRLLQAISRDGIVPFLRVFGHGKANGEPTWALLLTACICEIGILIASLDEVAPILSMFFLMCYMFVNLACAVQTLLRTPNWRPRFRYYHWTLSFLGMSLCLALMFICSWYYALVAMLIAGLIYKYIEYRGAEKEWGDGIRGLSLSAARYALLRLEEGPPHTKNWRPQLLVLVRGDQEQNVVHPQLLSFTSQLKAGKGLTIVASVLEGTFLDNHPQAQRAEESIRRLMEAEKVKGFCQVVISSNLRDGMSHLIQSSGLGGLQHNTVLVGWPRSWRQKEDHQTWRNFIELVRETTAGHLALLVAKNVAMFPGNQERFSEGHIDVWWIVHDGGMLMLLPFLLRQHKVWRKCKMRIFTVAQMDDNSIQMKKDLTTFLYHLRITAEVEVVEMHESDISAYTYEKTLVMEQRSQILKQMHLTKNEREREARLRPAKPSCAPVPWLTPPAQIQSITDESRGSIRRKNPANTRLRLNVPEEQAADGEEKPEEEVQLIHDKNATTFSSSSQSPGDEVEAAPEKVHLTWTKEKSVAEKNKSKSPVSPEGIKDFFSMKPEWENLNQSNVRRMHTAVKLNEVIVKKSQDAKLVLLNMPGPPRNRKGDENYMEFLEVLTEHLDRVLLVRGGGREVITIYS, from the exons GCGATGGCAATCCCAAGGAGAGCAGCCCCTTCATTAACAGCACGGATCTGGAGAAGGGCAAAGAGTACGATGGCAAGAACATGGCCCTCTTCGAG GAGGAGATGGATACAAGCCCTATGGTCTCATCCCTGCTGAGTGGACTGGCCAATTACACCAACCTGCCACAGGGCAGCCGGGAGCATGAGGAGGCTGAGAACAACGATGGAGGCAAGAAGAAGCCGGTGCAG GCCCCACGGATGGGCACCTTCATGGGTGTCTACCTGCCCTGCCTCCAGAACATCTTTGGAGTCATCCTCTTCCTGCGTCTCACCTGGGTGGTGGGGATCGCTGGCATCATGGAGTCATTCTGCATGgtcttcctctgctgctcctgc ACGATGCTGACGGCCATTTCCATGAGTGCGATCGCCACCAACGGTGTGGTGCCAG CGGGTGGCTCCTACTACATGATCTCACGCTCCCTGGGACCTGAGTTtggtggggctgtggggctctGCTTCTACCTGGGCACCACCTTTGCCGGTGCCATGTATATCCTGGGCACCATCGAAATCTTGCTG GCCTACATCTTCCCGGCCATGGCCATCTTCAAGGCAGAGGACGCCAGCGGGGAGGCGGCCGCGATGCTTAACAACATGCGTGTGTACGGCACCTGTGTGCTGACCTGCATGGCCACTGTCGTGTTTGTGGGTGTCAAATATGTCAACAAATTTGCCCTGGTCTTCCTGGGCTGTGTCATCCTCTCCATCCTTGCCATCTATGCCGGTGTCATCAAATCGGCCTTTGACCCACCAAGCTTCCC GATCTGCCTCCTGGGCAACAGGACCCTCTCACGCCATGGCTTTGACCTCTGCACCAAGATGGTGGTGGAGGGGAACGAGACGGTTGGCTCCAAGCTCTGGGAGCTTTTCTGCACCTCCCGCTTCCTCAACGCGACCTGCGATGAGTACTTCACCATGAACAATGTCACTGAGATCGAGGGCATCCCCGGCGCTGCCAGCGGCCTCATCCAAG AGAACCTCTGGAGCTCATACCTGACCAAGGGCGTGATCGTGGAGAAGCGGGGGCTTCCCTCAGTGAGCTCCCCCGACACCCCAGTGGACATGGACCAGCCCTACGTCTTCAGCGACATGACGTCCTACTTCACCCTGCTCGTCGGCATCTACTTCCCCTCAGTCACAG GCATCATGGCTGGCTCCAACCGCTCTGGAGACCTGCGGGATGCCCAGAAGTCCATCCCCACGGGCACCATCCTGGCCATTGCCACCACCTCTGCGGTCT ATATCAgctctgttgttctctttggAGCATGCATCGAGGGGGTCGTCCTGCGTGACAA GTTTGGTGAGGCTGTCAACGGGAACCTGGTGGTTGGCACCCTGGCGTGGCCGTCCCCGTGGGTCATTGTCATTGGCTCGTTCTTCTCCACCTGTGGGGCTGGATTGCAGAGTCTCACTGGAGCCCCCCGCCTTCTGCAAgccatctccagggatgggatcgTACCCTTCCTCAGG GTCTTCGGCCACGGCAAAGCCAATGGGGAGCCGACATGggccctgctgctcacagcctgcATCTGCGAGATCGGGATCCTGATCGCCTCCCTGGACGAGGTGGCTCCCATCCTCTCCAT GTTCTTCCTCATGTGCTACATGTTTGTCAACCTGGCATGTGCAGTGCAAACGCTGCTGAGGACGCCCAACTGGCGACCCCGCTTCCGCTACTACCACTG gACCCTGTCCTTCCTGGGCATGAGCCTCTGCCTGGCACTGATGTTCATCTGCTCCTGGTACTACGCACTGGTGGCCATGCTGATCGCTGGCCTCATCTACAAATACATCGAGTACCGCGG GGCGGAGAAGGAGTGGGGTGATGGGATCCGGGGCTTGTCCCTGAGTGCAGCCCGCTACGCCCTGCTGCGGTTGGAGGAAGGGCCCCCACACACCAAAAACTGGAG GCCGCAGCTGCTGGTCCTGGTCCGCGGGGACCAGGAGCAGAATGTGGTGCACCCGCAGCTCCTGTCCTTCACGTCACAGCTCAAGGCTGGGAAGGGCCTCACTATCGTGGCCTCTGTGTTAGAAGGAACATTCCTGGACAACCATCCTCAGGCGCAGAGGGCAGAGGAG TCCATCCGGCGCCTGATGGAAGCGGAGAAGGTGAAGGGCTTTTGTCAGGTGGTGATCTCTTCCAACCTGCGGGATGGCATGTCCCACCTCATCCAGTCCAGcgggctgggggggctgcagCACAACACAGTGCTGGTGGGTTGGCCCCGCAGCTGGCGCCAGAAGGAGGACCACCAGACCTGGAGGAACTTCATTG AGCTGGTGCGAGAGACCACAGCTGGGCACCTGGCCTTGCTGGTGGCCAAGAATGTTGCCATGTTTCCGGGCAACCAGGAGCGGTTCTCAGAGGGCCACATTGATGTCTGGTGGATTGTCCATGATGGGGGGATGCTGATGCTGCTGCCCTTCCTCCTGCGGCAGCACAAG GTGTGGCGTAAGTGCAAGATGCGCATCTTCACGGTGGCACAGATGGATGACAACAGCATCCAGATGAAGAAGGACCTGACCACATTCCTGTACCACCTGCGCATCACCGCAGAGGTGGAGGTGGTGGAGATG CATGAGAGTGACATCTCTGCCTACACCTATGAGAAGACGCTGGTGATGGAGCAGCGTTCCCAGATCCTCAAACAAATGCACCTTACCAAGAATGAGCGGGAGCGGGAG GCTAGGCTCCGCCCAGCCAAGCCCTCTTGTGCCCCAGTCCCTTGGCTGACCCCTCCCGCACAGATTCAGAGCATCACGGATGAGTCCCGTGGCTCCATCCGGCGCAAAAACCCGGCGAACACACGCCTGCGCCTGAACGTCCCCGAGGAGCAGGCTGCCGACGGCGAGGAGAAGccagaggaggag GTCCAACTAATCCACGACAAGAATGCCACcaccttctccagcagctctcagtcCCCTGGTGATGAGGTAGAGGCAGCCCCTGAGAAGGTGCATCTTACCTGGACCAAGGAGAAGTCTGTTGCTGAGAAGAACAAGAGCAAGAGCCCTGTCAGCCCCGAGGGCATCAAGGACTTCTTCAGCATGAAGCC GGAGTGGGAGAACCT GAACCAGTCCAACGTGCGGAGGATGCACACGGCTGTGAAGCTCAATGAGGTGATCGTGAAGAAGTCCCAGGATGCCAAGCTGGTCCTGCTGAACATGCCAGGGCCTCCCCGTAACCGGAAAGGGGATGAGAACT ACATGGAGTTCCTGGAGGTGCTGACGGAGCATCTGGACAGAGTGCTCCTGGTGCGTGGTGGAGGCCGGGAGGTCATCACCATCTACTCCTGA
- the SLC12A5 gene encoding solute carrier family 12 member 5 isoform X2: MSGRFTVTGGGGDGNPKESSPFINSTDLEKGKEYDGKNMALFEEEMDTSPMVSSLLSGLANYTNLPQGSREHEEAENNDGGKKKPVQAPRMGTFMGVYLPCLQNIFGVILFLRLTWVVGIAGIMESFCMVFLCCSCTMLTAISMSAIATNGVVPAGGSYYMISRSLGPEFGGAVGLCFYLGTTFAGAMYILGTIEILLAYIFPAMAIFKAEDASGEAAAMLNNMRVYGTCVLTCMATVVFVGVKYVNKFALVFLGCVILSILAIYAGVIKSAFDPPSFPICLLGNRTLSRHGFDLCTKMVVEGNETVGSKLWELFCTSRFLNATCDEYFTMNNVTEIEGIPGAASGLIQENLWSSYLTKGVIVEKRGLPSVSSPDTPVDMDQPYVFSDMTSYFTLLVGIYFPSVTGIMAGSNRSGDLRDAQKSIPTGTILAIATTSAVYISSVVLFGACIEGVVLRDKFGEAVNGNLVVGTLAWPSPWVIVIGSFFSTCGAGLQSLTGAPRLLQAISRDGIVPFLRVFGHGKANGEPTWALLLTACICEIGILIASLDEVAPILSMFFLMCYMFVNLACAVQTLLRTPNWRPRFRYYHWTLSFLGMSLCLALMFICSWYYALVAMLIAGLIYKYIEYRGAEKEWGDGIRGLSLSAARYALLRLEEGPPHTKNWRPQLLVLVRGDQEQNVVHPQLLSFTSQLKAGKGLTIVASVLEGTFLDNHPQAQRAEESIRRLMEAEKVKGFCQVVISSNLRDGMSHLIQSSGLGGLQHNTVLVGWPRSWRQKEDHQTWRNFIELVRETTAGHLALLVAKNVAMFPGNQERFSEGHIDVWWIVHDGGMLMLLPFLLRQHKVWRKCKMRIFTVAQMDDNSIQMKKDLTTFLYHLRITAEVEVVEMHESDISAYTYEKTLVMEQRSQILKQMHLTKNEREREIQSITDESRGSIRRKNPANTRLRLNVPEEQAADGEEKPEEEVQLIHDKNATTFSSSSQSPGDEVEAAPEKVHLTWTKEKSVAEKNKSKSPVSPEGIKDFFSMKPEWENLNQSNVRRMHTAVKLNEVIVKKSQDAKLVLLNMPGPPRNRKGDENYMEFLEVLTEHLDRVLLVRGGGREVITIYS, from the exons GCGATGGCAATCCCAAGGAGAGCAGCCCCTTCATTAACAGCACGGATCTGGAGAAGGGCAAAGAGTACGATGGCAAGAACATGGCCCTCTTCGAG GAGGAGATGGATACAAGCCCTATGGTCTCATCCCTGCTGAGTGGACTGGCCAATTACACCAACCTGCCACAGGGCAGCCGGGAGCATGAGGAGGCTGAGAACAACGATGGAGGCAAGAAGAAGCCGGTGCAG GCCCCACGGATGGGCACCTTCATGGGTGTCTACCTGCCCTGCCTCCAGAACATCTTTGGAGTCATCCTCTTCCTGCGTCTCACCTGGGTGGTGGGGATCGCTGGCATCATGGAGTCATTCTGCATGgtcttcctctgctgctcctgc ACGATGCTGACGGCCATTTCCATGAGTGCGATCGCCACCAACGGTGTGGTGCCAG CGGGTGGCTCCTACTACATGATCTCACGCTCCCTGGGACCTGAGTTtggtggggctgtggggctctGCTTCTACCTGGGCACCACCTTTGCCGGTGCCATGTATATCCTGGGCACCATCGAAATCTTGCTG GCCTACATCTTCCCGGCCATGGCCATCTTCAAGGCAGAGGACGCCAGCGGGGAGGCGGCCGCGATGCTTAACAACATGCGTGTGTACGGCACCTGTGTGCTGACCTGCATGGCCACTGTCGTGTTTGTGGGTGTCAAATATGTCAACAAATTTGCCCTGGTCTTCCTGGGCTGTGTCATCCTCTCCATCCTTGCCATCTATGCCGGTGTCATCAAATCGGCCTTTGACCCACCAAGCTTCCC GATCTGCCTCCTGGGCAACAGGACCCTCTCACGCCATGGCTTTGACCTCTGCACCAAGATGGTGGTGGAGGGGAACGAGACGGTTGGCTCCAAGCTCTGGGAGCTTTTCTGCACCTCCCGCTTCCTCAACGCGACCTGCGATGAGTACTTCACCATGAACAATGTCACTGAGATCGAGGGCATCCCCGGCGCTGCCAGCGGCCTCATCCAAG AGAACCTCTGGAGCTCATACCTGACCAAGGGCGTGATCGTGGAGAAGCGGGGGCTTCCCTCAGTGAGCTCCCCCGACACCCCAGTGGACATGGACCAGCCCTACGTCTTCAGCGACATGACGTCCTACTTCACCCTGCTCGTCGGCATCTACTTCCCCTCAGTCACAG GCATCATGGCTGGCTCCAACCGCTCTGGAGACCTGCGGGATGCCCAGAAGTCCATCCCCACGGGCACCATCCTGGCCATTGCCACCACCTCTGCGGTCT ATATCAgctctgttgttctctttggAGCATGCATCGAGGGGGTCGTCCTGCGTGACAA GTTTGGTGAGGCTGTCAACGGGAACCTGGTGGTTGGCACCCTGGCGTGGCCGTCCCCGTGGGTCATTGTCATTGGCTCGTTCTTCTCCACCTGTGGGGCTGGATTGCAGAGTCTCACTGGAGCCCCCCGCCTTCTGCAAgccatctccagggatgggatcgTACCCTTCCTCAGG GTCTTCGGCCACGGCAAAGCCAATGGGGAGCCGACATGggccctgctgctcacagcctgcATCTGCGAGATCGGGATCCTGATCGCCTCCCTGGACGAGGTGGCTCCCATCCTCTCCAT GTTCTTCCTCATGTGCTACATGTTTGTCAACCTGGCATGTGCAGTGCAAACGCTGCTGAGGACGCCCAACTGGCGACCCCGCTTCCGCTACTACCACTG gACCCTGTCCTTCCTGGGCATGAGCCTCTGCCTGGCACTGATGTTCATCTGCTCCTGGTACTACGCACTGGTGGCCATGCTGATCGCTGGCCTCATCTACAAATACATCGAGTACCGCGG GGCGGAGAAGGAGTGGGGTGATGGGATCCGGGGCTTGTCCCTGAGTGCAGCCCGCTACGCCCTGCTGCGGTTGGAGGAAGGGCCCCCACACACCAAAAACTGGAG GCCGCAGCTGCTGGTCCTGGTCCGCGGGGACCAGGAGCAGAATGTGGTGCACCCGCAGCTCCTGTCCTTCACGTCACAGCTCAAGGCTGGGAAGGGCCTCACTATCGTGGCCTCTGTGTTAGAAGGAACATTCCTGGACAACCATCCTCAGGCGCAGAGGGCAGAGGAG TCCATCCGGCGCCTGATGGAAGCGGAGAAGGTGAAGGGCTTTTGTCAGGTGGTGATCTCTTCCAACCTGCGGGATGGCATGTCCCACCTCATCCAGTCCAGcgggctgggggggctgcagCACAACACAGTGCTGGTGGGTTGGCCCCGCAGCTGGCGCCAGAAGGAGGACCACCAGACCTGGAGGAACTTCATTG AGCTGGTGCGAGAGACCACAGCTGGGCACCTGGCCTTGCTGGTGGCCAAGAATGTTGCCATGTTTCCGGGCAACCAGGAGCGGTTCTCAGAGGGCCACATTGATGTCTGGTGGATTGTCCATGATGGGGGGATGCTGATGCTGCTGCCCTTCCTCCTGCGGCAGCACAAG GTGTGGCGTAAGTGCAAGATGCGCATCTTCACGGTGGCACAGATGGATGACAACAGCATCCAGATGAAGAAGGACCTGACCACATTCCTGTACCACCTGCGCATCACCGCAGAGGTGGAGGTGGTGGAGATG CATGAGAGTGACATCTCTGCCTACACCTATGAGAAGACGCTGGTGATGGAGCAGCGTTCCCAGATCCTCAAACAAATGCACCTTACCAAGAATGAGCGGGAGCGGGAG ATTCAGAGCATCACGGATGAGTCCCGTGGCTCCATCCGGCGCAAAAACCCGGCGAACACACGCCTGCGCCTGAACGTCCCCGAGGAGCAGGCTGCCGACGGCGAGGAGAAGccagaggaggag GTCCAACTAATCCACGACAAGAATGCCACcaccttctccagcagctctcagtcCCCTGGTGATGAGGTAGAGGCAGCCCCTGAGAAGGTGCATCTTACCTGGACCAAGGAGAAGTCTGTTGCTGAGAAGAACAAGAGCAAGAGCCCTGTCAGCCCCGAGGGCATCAAGGACTTCTTCAGCATGAAGCC GGAGTGGGAGAACCT GAACCAGTCCAACGTGCGGAGGATGCACACGGCTGTGAAGCTCAATGAGGTGATCGTGAAGAAGTCCCAGGATGCCAAGCTGGTCCTGCTGAACATGCCAGGGCCTCCCCGTAACCGGAAAGGGGATGAGAACT ACATGGAGTTCCTGGAGGTGCTGACGGAGCATCTGGACAGAGTGCTCCTGGTGCGTGGTGGAGGCCGGGAGGTCATCACCATCTACTCCTGA
- the NCOA5 gene encoding nuclear receptor coactivator 5 isoform X3: MNKASSRSSPTRRDQYAYGDGRDARRDRSPLRGSPRRDPRDGRDGRNGRDARDTRDMRARDMRDARDHRDPRDLRDPRDIRDPRDLRDPRDVRDLRDPREPLYDRYRDPRDMRSARDVRDPRDMRDPRDPLYRRDESYDRYLRLEDYYRRKDDSYYDRYKEPEGEYLYHFRERVPQLWHSEQVWRVSLLLSLLISDRLKREERRREELYRQYYEEIKRRFDAERPVDCSVIVVNKQTKEYAESVGRKVRDLGMVVDLIFLNTEMSLTQALDDVSRGGSPFAIVITQQHQVHRSCTVNIMFGTPQEHRNMPQADAMVLVARNYERYKTESREKEREEIARQAAKMADEAILRERERPPPMEEGVRGGHPPGIQTLLNLLADNRYVTAEEIDKVINYLRDRKERLLRGSTESLQAPMSRQPLGAPSGSSLGSQSNLPSSQAHQGSQPLVSTPSVPVSSSTPQQELQAKILSLFNSGAAAAAAAAVANSGPAASTGSSGSTPNQNFANLSGGQPRPAQMNAGNLNQPQQRLQTPNTQIPALPGPSRNAGPRPGAPPQPQPLYGQHQTRLPAPGNVPAQRPVSSGINFDNPSVQKALDTLIQSGPALSHLVSQTVAQGRGGSSAQQPMGAYQRHY, translated from the exons atgaatAAGGCTTCATCAAGGTCCAGTCCGACACGAAG AGATCAATATGCCTACGGGGATGGCCGAGATGCCAGGCGTGACCGCTCCCCTCTTCGGGGGAGCCCACGGAGAGACCCCAGAgatggcagggatggcaggaaCGGGCGAGATGCTAGAGACACTCGAGACATGCGAGCTAGAGACATGCGTGATGCCAGAGACCACAGGGACCCACGGGATCTGCGAGACCCCCGGGATATCAGGGATCCAAGGGACTTGAGGGACCCGCGTGATGTTAGAGATCTTCGTGACCCACGGGAGCCACTGTATGATCGATACAGGGATCCGCGGGACATGAGAAGTGCACGAGATGTGAGGGATCCACGGGATATGAGAGACCCTCGGGACCCTTTGTACAG ACGAGACGAATCTTACGACCGTTACCTGCGCCTCGAGGACTACTATCGGCGCAAGGATGACTCCTACTACGACCGCTACAAGGAGCCAGAGGGTGAGTACCTGTACCACTTCAGAGAGAGGGTGCCACAGTTGTGGCACTCAGAGCAAGTCTGGAGGGTGTCACTCCTTCTGTCCCTGCTCATTTCAGACCGCCTGAAGCGTGAGGAGCGGCGCCGGGAGGAGCTGTACCGTCAGTACTATGAGGAAATCAAGAGACGTTTTGATGCAGAGAGACCCGTGGATTGTTCTGTCATAGTGGTGAATAAACAGACAAA GGAGTATGCGGAGTCAGTGGGGCGGAAGGTACGAGACCTGGGCATGGTAGTGGACCTGATCTTCCTCAACACAGAGATGTCACTGACACAAGCCCTGGATGATGTGAGCAGAGGAGGGTCTCCTTTTGCCATTGTCATCACCCAGCAGCATCAAGTTCACCGTTCCTGCACTGTTAACATCATGTTTGGCACCCCACAAG AGCACCGCAACATGCCCCAGGCTGATGCCATGGTGCTGGTGGCAAGGAATTACGAGCGCTACAAGACGGAGTCCCGGGAGAAGGAGCGGGAAGAGATCGCCCGGCAGGCTGCCAAGATGGCAGATGAAGCTATTCTGCGGGAGCGGGAGCGCCCACCCCCCATGGAGGAGGGTGTCAGAGGAGGTCACCCTCCTGGGATACAAACCCTCTTGAACCTGCTGGCAGACAATCGCTATGTGACTGCTGAGGAGATAGATAAAGTCATTAATTACCTGAGAGACCGGAAGGAACGGTTGCTGCGGGGCAGCACTGAATCTCTGCAGG caCCCATGTCAAGGCAACCTTTGGGGGCACCTTCAGGATCATCACTGGGTAGTCAGTCCAACCTTCCAAGTTCTCAGGCTCATCAGGGTTCACAGCCTCTGGTCTCTACTCCTTCTGTTCCAGTGTCCTCTTCTACTCCTCAGCAGGAGCTTCAAGCAAAAATTCTCAGTCTCTTCAACAGtggggcggcggcggcagcagcagctgctgtggcaaACAGTGGTCCTGCGGCTTCCACGGGCTCTTCAGGCAGCACTCCCAACCAGAACTTTGCTAACCTGTCTGGTGGGCAACCCCGGCCAGCACAGATGAATGCTGGAAATTTAAACCAGCCTCAGCAGAGATTGCAGACTCCAAACACGCAGattcctgctctcccaggcCCTTCGAGAAACGCAGGTCCGAGACCTGGAGCTCCTCCACAGCCTCAGCCGCTCTATGGTCAGCACCAAACCCGCCTCCCTGCACCTGGCAATGTGCCCGCCCAAAGGCCGGTGTCTTCTGGTATCAACTTTGACAACCCCAGTGTACAGAAAGCCTTGGACACCCTTATCCAGAGTGGTCCTGCACTCTCCCATCTTGTGAGCCAAACCGTGGCCCAGGGGCGAGGGGGGTCCTCAGCCCAGCAACCGATGGGTGCCTACCAGCGACACTATTAG
- the NCOA5 gene encoding nuclear receptor coactivator 5 isoform X4 produces the protein MRARDMRDARDHRDPRDLRDPRDIRDPRDLRDPRDVRDLRDPREPLYDRYRDPRDMRSARDVRDPRDMRDPRDPLYRRDESYDRYLRLEDYYRRKDDSYYDRYKEPEGEYLYHFRERVPQLWHSEQVWRVSLLLSLLISDRLKREERRREELYRQYYEEIKRRFDAERPVDCSVIVVNKQTKEYAESVGRKVRDLGMVVDLIFLNTEMSLTQALDDVSRGGSPFAIVITQQHQVHRSCTVNIMFGTPQEHRNMPQADAMVLVARNYERYKTESREKEREEIARQAAKMADEAILRERERPPPMEEGVRGGHPPGIQTLLNLLADNRYVTAEEIDKVINYLRDRKERLLRGSTESLQAPMSRQPLGAPSGSSLGSQSNLPSSQAHQGSQPLVSTPSVPVSSSTPQQELQAKILSLFNSGAAAAAAAAVANSGPAASTGSSGSTPNQNFANLSGGQPRPAQMNAGNLNQPQQRLQTPNTQIPALPGPSRNAGPRPGAPPQPQPLYGQHQTRLPAPGNVPAQRPVSSGINFDNPSVQKALDTLIQSGPALSHLVSQTVAQGRGGSSAQQPMGAYQRHY, from the exons ATGCGAGCTAGAGACATGCGTGATGCCAGAGACCACAGGGACCCACGGGATCTGCGAGACCCCCGGGATATCAGGGATCCAAGGGACTTGAGGGACCCGCGTGATGTTAGAGATCTTCGTGACCCACGGGAGCCACTGTATGATCGATACAGGGATCCGCGGGACATGAGAAGTGCACGAGATGTGAGGGATCCACGGGATATGAGAGACCCTCGGGACCCTTTGTACAG ACGAGACGAATCTTACGACCGTTACCTGCGCCTCGAGGACTACTATCGGCGCAAGGATGACTCCTACTACGACCGCTACAAGGAGCCAGAGGGTGAGTACCTGTACCACTTCAGAGAGAGGGTGCCACAGTTGTGGCACTCAGAGCAAGTCTGGAGGGTGTCACTCCTTCTGTCCCTGCTCATTTCAGACCGCCTGAAGCGTGAGGAGCGGCGCCGGGAGGAGCTGTACCGTCAGTACTATGAGGAAATCAAGAGACGTTTTGATGCAGAGAGACCCGTGGATTGTTCTGTCATAGTGGTGAATAAACAGACAAA GGAGTATGCGGAGTCAGTGGGGCGGAAGGTACGAGACCTGGGCATGGTAGTGGACCTGATCTTCCTCAACACAGAGATGTCACTGACACAAGCCCTGGATGATGTGAGCAGAGGAGGGTCTCCTTTTGCCATTGTCATCACCCAGCAGCATCAAGTTCACCGTTCCTGCACTGTTAACATCATGTTTGGCACCCCACAAG AGCACCGCAACATGCCCCAGGCTGATGCCATGGTGCTGGTGGCAAGGAATTACGAGCGCTACAAGACGGAGTCCCGGGAGAAGGAGCGGGAAGAGATCGCCCGGCAGGCTGCCAAGATGGCAGATGAAGCTATTCTGCGGGAGCGGGAGCGCCCACCCCCCATGGAGGAGGGTGTCAGAGGAGGTCACCCTCCTGGGATACAAACCCTCTTGAACCTGCTGGCAGACAATCGCTATGTGACTGCTGAGGAGATAGATAAAGTCATTAATTACCTGAGAGACCGGAAGGAACGGTTGCTGCGGGGCAGCACTGAATCTCTGCAGG caCCCATGTCAAGGCAACCTTTGGGGGCACCTTCAGGATCATCACTGGGTAGTCAGTCCAACCTTCCAAGTTCTCAGGCTCATCAGGGTTCACAGCCTCTGGTCTCTACTCCTTCTGTTCCAGTGTCCTCTTCTACTCCTCAGCAGGAGCTTCAAGCAAAAATTCTCAGTCTCTTCAACAGtggggcggcggcggcagcagcagctgctgtggcaaACAGTGGTCCTGCGGCTTCCACGGGCTCTTCAGGCAGCACTCCCAACCAGAACTTTGCTAACCTGTCTGGTGGGCAACCCCGGCCAGCACAGATGAATGCTGGAAATTTAAACCAGCCTCAGCAGAGATTGCAGACTCCAAACACGCAGattcctgctctcccaggcCCTTCGAGAAACGCAGGTCCGAGACCTGGAGCTCCTCCACAGCCTCAGCCGCTCTATGGTCAGCACCAAACCCGCCTCCCTGCACCTGGCAATGTGCCCGCCCAAAGGCCGGTGTCTTCTGGTATCAACTTTGACAACCCCAGTGTACAGAAAGCCTTGGACACCCTTATCCAGAGTGGTCCTGCACTCTCCCATCTTGTGAGCCAAACCGTGGCCCAGGGGCGAGGGGGGTCCTCAGCCCAGCAACCGATGGGTGCCTACCAGCGACACTATTAG